The following proteins come from a genomic window of Mycobacterium sp. DL:
- a CDS encoding glutathione S-transferase C-terminal domain-containing protein, whose product MSYVADSSSANGEFNRDTDYINTRVTADGRDGYPVEPGRYRLVVARACPWANRTIIVRRLLGLEDVLSIGFCGPTHDERSWTFDLDPDGVDPVLGIHYLRDAYNKRIPDYPKGVTVPAVVDVPTGAVATNDFAQITLDFSTEWTAHHRDGAPQLYPEPLRDEIDEVSQRIYTEVNNGVYRCGFAGSQRAYEKAYDRLFTALDWLTERLADQRYLVGDTITEADVRLFTTLARFDPVYHGHFKTNRSKLSEMPVLWAYARDLFQTPGFGDTTDFVQIKQHYYIVHSDINPTGVVPKGPDLTNWLTPHGREALGGRPFGDGTPPPPTREAERVPAAHSAG is encoded by the coding sequence ATGAGCTACGTCGCCGATTCCTCGTCCGCCAACGGTGAGTTCAACCGCGACACCGACTACATCAACACCCGGGTCACCGCCGACGGCCGAGACGGTTATCCCGTCGAACCCGGCCGGTACCGGCTCGTCGTCGCCAGGGCCTGCCCGTGGGCCAATCGCACGATCATCGTCAGGCGTCTGCTCGGGCTCGAAGATGTTCTCTCCATTGGCTTCTGCGGCCCGACACACGACGAGCGCAGCTGGACCTTCGACCTGGACCCGGACGGCGTGGACCCGGTGCTGGGCATCCACTACCTGCGCGACGCCTACAACAAACGCATCCCCGACTATCCCAAGGGCGTGACGGTTCCCGCCGTCGTGGACGTCCCGACCGGAGCGGTGGCGACCAACGATTTCGCACAGATCACGTTGGACTTCTCCACCGAATGGACGGCTCACCACCGTGACGGCGCGCCGCAGCTGTACCCGGAGCCGCTGCGCGACGAGATCGACGAGGTGTCCCAACGCATCTACACCGAGGTCAACAACGGCGTCTACCGGTGCGGATTCGCGGGATCCCAGCGCGCCTACGAGAAGGCCTACGACCGGTTGTTCACCGCGTTGGACTGGCTCACCGAGCGGCTGGCCGATCAGCGGTACCTGGTCGGGGACACCATCACCGAGGCCGACGTCCGGTTGTTCACCACGCTGGCCCGGTTCGACCCCGTCTACCACGGGCACTTCAAGACCAACCGCAGCAAGCTCTCCGAGATGCCGGTGCTGTGGGCCTACGCACGCGACCTGTTCCAGACCCCCGGGTTCGGCGACACCACCGACTTCGTCCAGATCAAGCAGCACTACTACATCGTCCATTCCGACATCAACCCGACCGGGGTGGTGCCCAAGGGGCCGGACCTGACCAACTGGCTCACACCGCACGGTCGGGAAGCATTGGGCGGCAGACCATTCGGTGATGGGACGCCGCCGCCGCCGACGCGGGAGGCGGAGCGGGTGCCGGCAGCGCATTCGGCTGGCTAG
- a CDS encoding DUF2771 domain-containing protein — MKRVVAMLAAVALVASTGTGVLVWRLSRDHTPQPPEISAYSQGHLARVGPFRFCEVLNPTDCVVSGEQGELPVTGRHPIQLSVPSAISQAPWVLLRAYEDADLIEEFRPDTRLAVTIPTVDAQRGRLVGIAVQLPTLVRDETGDEFPVPHAEWSVRTVWD, encoded by the coding sequence GTGAAACGTGTTGTCGCCATGCTGGCGGCGGTGGCGCTCGTCGCGTCCACCGGTACCGGGGTGCTGGTGTGGCGGTTGTCCCGAGACCACACCCCGCAGCCTCCCGAGATCTCCGCCTACTCGCAGGGACACCTCGCCCGCGTGGGCCCGTTCCGGTTCTGCGAGGTGCTCAACCCGACCGACTGCGTCGTCTCCGGTGAACAGGGCGAGCTGCCGGTGACCGGCCGCCATCCGATTCAGCTGTCGGTGCCGTCCGCCATCTCGCAGGCACCATGGGTGCTGCTGCGCGCCTACGAGGACGCCGATCTGATCGAGGAGTTCCGGCCCGATACCCGGCTGGCGGTGACGATCCCGACCGTCGACGCGCAGCGCGGCCGACTCGTCGGCATCGCGGTGCAGCTTCCGACGCTGGTCCGTGATGAAACGGGTGACGAGTTCCCGGTGCCGCACGCCGAGTGGTCGGTCCGCACCGTGTGGGATTGA
- a CDS encoding MFS transporter: MANYPSDPHWSPGQRTPRNPAPPNHGGNRWLPPLDESTRHSGSSSRYDSFDPSGRAGASAGEKVTVTRAAAQRSREMGSKMYGLVHRAATADGADKSGLTALTWPVVANFAVDAAMAVALANTLFFAAASGESKGKVALYLLITIAPFAVIAPLIGPALDRLQHGRRVALAASFVLRTVLAVVLIANYDSATGSFPSWVLYPCALGMMVLSKSFSVLRGAVTPRVLPPSIDLVRVNSRLTTFGLLGGTMIGGGIAAAAEWGFSLVQMPGALYIVVAMTVAGAVVAMRIPKWVEVTEGEVPTTLSYHGGADDLRRRTDTHGATTKTRQPLGRNIITALWGNCTVKVMVGFLFLYPAFVAKAHDASGWEQLRILGLIGAAAAIGNFTGNFTAARLTLGHPARLVVRCATAVTAVALVTALTGNLLVAAGATLVTSGASAIAKASLDASLQDDLPEESRASAFGRSESLLQLSWVAGGATGVLIYTDLWVGFTTITAILMLGLAQTIVSYRGESLIPGFGGNRPVLAEQEGVPMDTAAVTRE; the protein is encoded by the coding sequence ATGGCGAACTACCCCAGCGACCCGCACTGGAGCCCCGGCCAACGGACGCCGCGCAACCCTGCACCGCCGAACCACGGCGGCAATCGCTGGCTGCCACCCCTCGACGAGAGCACCCGCCACTCGGGCTCCTCGTCCCGCTACGACAGCTTCGATCCGTCCGGTCGCGCCGGTGCGAGCGCCGGCGAGAAGGTGACGGTGACACGTGCCGCCGCGCAGCGCAGCCGCGAGATGGGGTCGAAGATGTACGGCCTCGTGCACCGGGCGGCCACCGCCGACGGCGCGGACAAGTCCGGCCTGACCGCACTGACCTGGCCGGTGGTGGCGAACTTCGCGGTGGACGCGGCGATGGCGGTCGCACTGGCCAACACGCTGTTCTTCGCGGCCGCCTCAGGTGAGAGCAAGGGCAAGGTCGCGCTGTATCTGCTCATCACCATCGCACCGTTCGCGGTCATCGCCCCGCTGATCGGGCCGGCGCTGGACCGGTTGCAGCACGGGCGGCGGGTGGCGCTGGCGGCCTCGTTTGTGCTCCGCACCGTGCTGGCCGTGGTGTTGATCGCCAACTACGACAGCGCCACGGGCAGCTTCCCGTCATGGGTGCTCTACCCGTGCGCACTCGGGATGATGGTGCTGTCGAAGTCCTTCTCGGTGCTTCGAGGCGCCGTCACCCCACGGGTGTTACCGCCCTCGATCGACCTGGTGCGGGTGAATTCCCGACTGACCACGTTCGGATTGTTGGGCGGCACCATGATCGGCGGCGGTATCGCCGCGGCCGCCGAGTGGGGGTTCAGCCTCGTCCAGATGCCCGGCGCGCTGTACATCGTGGTGGCGATGACGGTCGCCGGCGCCGTTGTGGCGATGCGCATTCCCAAGTGGGTGGAGGTGACCGAGGGTGAGGTCCCCACCACCCTCAGCTACCACGGCGGCGCCGACGATCTGCGCCGCCGCACGGATACCCACGGCGCCACCACCAAGACGCGGCAACCGCTGGGCCGCAACATCATCACCGCCCTGTGGGGCAACTGCACCGTCAAGGTCATGGTGGGATTTCTGTTCCTCTATCCGGCGTTTGTGGCCAAGGCCCACGACGCCAGCGGATGGGAGCAGCTGCGCATCCTCGGCCTGATCGGTGCGGCGGCAGCAATCGGCAACTTCACCGGCAACTTCACCGCCGCGCGGCTGACCCTCGGGCATCCGGCGCGTCTAGTGGTGCGCTGTGCCACCGCAGTCACGGCCGTGGCGCTGGTGACGGCTCTGACCGGCAACCTGCTCGTCGCCGCGGGGGCGACACTGGTCACGTCGGGGGCCAGCGCGATCGCCAAGGCGTCGCTGGATGCCTCACTGCAGGACGATCTACCCGAGGAATCCCGGGCGTCGGCGTTCGGCCGATCGGAATCGCTGCTGCAGCTGTCGTGGGTCGCCGGCGGAGCCACCGGGGTGTTGATCTACACCGATCTGTGGGTGGGCTTCACCACGATCACCGCGATCCTGATGCTCGGCCTCGCCCAGACGATCGTGAGCTACCGGGGTGAGTCGCTGATACCCGGTTTCGGAGGCAATCGTCCGGTGCTCGCCGAGCAGGAAGGTGTACCGATGGACACGGCGGCGGTGACGCGCGAGTGA
- a CDS encoding DUF3027 domain-containing protein, with the protein MTEPDQQSEANPGQEPAPAQEPVAAPEPTAAEDAPDLAGVLMGAVAEARAAIVEHSGEDSVGEYLGAGFEDPTAATHRFLAELPGYRGWQWAVVVAACPGAEQATISEVVLVPGPTALLAPKWVPWDERVRPGDLGPGDLLAPQTDDPRLVPGYTATGDPQIDDVAVEVGLGRRQVLSMWGRADAAQRWHDGEHGPGSAMARATRRSCRDCGFYLPLGGALGVMFGVCANEYASDGHVVDAEYGCGAHSDTPAPAGTGSPLYDAYDDGVLDMVERADS; encoded by the coding sequence GTGACCGAACCGGATCAACAGTCCGAAGCGAACCCAGGGCAGGAACCGGCACCGGCGCAGGAACCGGTGGCGGCTCCTGAGCCGACCGCCGCCGAGGACGCGCCCGATCTCGCCGGGGTGCTGATGGGCGCCGTTGCCGAGGCGCGCGCGGCCATCGTCGAGCACAGCGGCGAGGACAGCGTCGGTGAGTACCTGGGCGCGGGATTCGAGGACCCGACCGCAGCCACCCACCGATTCCTCGCCGAGCTTCCCGGCTATCGCGGTTGGCAGTGGGCCGTCGTGGTCGCAGCGTGCCCCGGTGCCGAGCAGGCCACGATCAGCGAGGTGGTGCTGGTACCCGGGCCGACCGCGCTGCTGGCTCCCAAGTGGGTGCCCTGGGATGAGCGGGTTCGCCCCGGCGATCTGGGCCCGGGTGACCTCTTGGCTCCGCAGACCGACGACCCGCGCCTGGTTCCGGGTTACACGGCCACCGGTGACCCGCAGATCGATGACGTTGCCGTCGAGGTCGGACTGGGTCGTCGTCAGGTGCTGAGCATGTGGGGGCGCGCCGACGCCGCCCAGCGTTGGCATGACGGCGAACACGGGCCGGGGTCTGCGATGGCCAGAGCGACCCGTCGGTCGTGTCGTGACTGCGGTTTTTATCTGCCCCTCGGCGGAGCCCTCGGGGTGATGTTCGGGGTGTGCGCCAACGAGTACGCCTCCGACGGACACGTCGTCGACGCCGAGTACGGGTGCGGTGCGCACTCGGACACCCCAGCGCCGGCCGGCACCGGGTCACCGTTGTACGACGCCTACGACGACGGCGTGCTCGACATGGTGGAACGCGCGGACAGCTAG
- a CDS encoding SRPBCC family protein — MAAPVLQAQIDINAPVSKVWALVSDLKKMPQWSPQCRLMKPIGGMRQGARTINFNRRGFLAWPTTSRITELIPEKKLAFRVNENHTVWSYELEPTEAGTRLIETRHAENGTTAMSNFLVNSMMGGVPSFEDELIEGMNLSLNRIKAAAER; from the coding sequence ATGGCAGCACCCGTCCTGCAAGCGCAGATCGACATCAATGCCCCGGTTTCGAAGGTGTGGGCGCTGGTCTCCGACCTGAAGAAGATGCCGCAGTGGAGCCCGCAGTGCCGCCTGATGAAGCCGATCGGTGGGATGCGCCAGGGTGCCCGCACCATCAACTTCAATCGGCGTGGGTTCCTCGCCTGGCCCACCACCAGCCGCATCACCGAGCTGATCCCCGAGAAGAAGCTCGCGTTCCGGGTCAACGAGAACCACACCGTGTGGAGCTACGAACTCGAACCCACCGAGGCGGGCACCCGACTGATCGAGACCCGGCACGCCGAGAACGGCACGACGGCAATGTCGAACTTCCTCGTGAACTCGATGATGGGCGGGGTGCCCAGCTTCGAAGACGAACTGATCGAGGGCATGAATCTGTCACTGAACCGCATCAAGGCGGCCGCGGAGCGCTAG
- a CDS encoding DUF2530 domain-containing protein codes for MTASEPPQPPALPAALRAPWPVIAVITCAWLIAAVLAFTVSSLHDWRPITVAGLGVGVLGTSIFLWQRHAVRRGSRGAQSGLD; via the coding sequence ATGACCGCGTCCGAACCACCTCAGCCGCCCGCGCTTCCCGCGGCGCTGCGGGCGCCGTGGCCCGTCATCGCCGTCATCACCTGCGCCTGGTTGATCGCAGCGGTGCTCGCTTTCACGGTGAGTTCGCTGCACGACTGGCGGCCGATCACGGTCGCCGGTTTGGGTGTCGGCGTTCTTGGCACATCGATATTTCTGTGGCAACGTCACGCCGTGCGCCGCGGATCGCGCGGCGCACAGAGCGGCCTCGACTAG
- a CDS encoding RNA methyltransferase yields MANVIDVADPGDSRLDDFRDLNSVDRRPDLPTGKGLVIAEGVLVVQRMLASRFTPRAFLGTDRRLAELGADLDGVDAPFYRASAEVMADVVGFHLNRGVLASASRAAELTVAQVLDGVRTVAVLEGVNDHENLGSVFRNAAGLGVGAVVFGSGCADPLYRRAVRVSMGHALLVPFARAQNWPRDLELLRNKNFRILAMTPDPAAPSLAEAMTGLAGQPVAVLVGAEGPGLQEHTMRSSDMRVRIPMSRGTDSLNVATAAALAFYERDRDREI; encoded by the coding sequence ATGGCCAACGTCATCGACGTCGCCGACCCCGGTGACTCCCGGCTCGACGACTTCCGGGACCTCAACAGCGTCGACCGTCGGCCGGACCTGCCCACCGGAAAAGGGCTGGTGATCGCCGAGGGCGTCCTGGTGGTGCAGCGGATGCTCGCCTCCCGGTTCACACCGCGTGCGTTTCTGGGAACCGATCGGCGGCTGGCTGAACTCGGTGCCGACCTCGACGGCGTCGACGCGCCGTTCTACCGGGCGTCTGCCGAGGTGATGGCCGATGTGGTCGGCTTCCACCTCAATCGTGGGGTGCTCGCGTCGGCATCGCGCGCCGCCGAGCTGACGGTGGCGCAGGTGCTCGACGGCGTGAGGACGGTCGCGGTGCTCGAGGGCGTCAACGACCACGAGAACCTCGGGTCGGTGTTCCGCAACGCCGCGGGGCTGGGGGTCGGGGCGGTGGTCTTCGGCAGCGGATGCGCCGACCCGTTGTATCGACGTGCGGTCCGGGTCTCGATGGGCCACGCCCTGCTGGTGCCTTTTGCTCGGGCGCAGAACTGGCCTCGAGACCTGGAGTTATTGCGCAACAAGAACTTTCGCATTCTTGCGATGACCCCGGACCCGGCGGCGCCGTCGCTGGCCGAGGCGATGACCGGGCTGGCCGGGCAGCCGGTGGCGGTCCTCGTCGGTGCCGAGGGGCCGGGCCTTCAGGAGCACACGATGCGGTCGAGCGACATGCGCGTGCGCATCCCGATGTCGCGGGGGACCGACTCACTCAACGTCGCCACCGCCGCGGCGCTGGCATTCTATGAGCGGGACAGGGACAGGGAGATATGA
- a CDS encoding DUF2537 domain-containing protein: protein MTDDSTPWATGLTLAAFVAAVIAAAIVVLSIGLIRVHPLLAVGLNLVAVGGLAPTVWGWRTVPVWRWFVLGSAVGVGGAWIALLALAAAGTYA from the coding sequence ATGACTGACGACTCCACACCCTGGGCGACCGGTTTGACGTTGGCGGCGTTCGTCGCGGCCGTGATCGCGGCGGCGATCGTGGTGCTGAGCATCGGTCTGATCAGGGTTCATCCGCTGCTCGCCGTCGGCCTCAATCTTGTTGCGGTGGGCGGGCTGGCCCCGACGGTGTGGGGATGGCGGACGGTGCCGGTCTGGCGGTGGTTCGTGCTCGGATCGGCCGTCGGTGTGGGCGGCGCCTGGATCGCTCTGCTAGCGCTGGCCGCCGCTGGAACGTACGCCTAG
- the sepH gene encoding septation protein SepH, protein MRELKVVGLDVDSRRIICETDDSGEKFVLRSDERLKAAVRGDQVSSNQTAIDVEVKNMLRPKEIQSKIRAGASVEQVAAASGMDIARVERFAHPVLLERDRAAELATAAHPVLADGPSVLTLLETVSTSLVSRGLDPDLTVWDAWRNEDGRWTVQVAWTAGRSELQAHFRFAPGAHGGTVTAFDDAACELIDPSFARPLRPLAPVAQLALEEPDAPLTTPTEAPEPPPTTKPPRPKKSRPAVPAWEDVLLGVRSSGGQR, encoded by the coding sequence ATGCGGGAACTCAAGGTCGTCGGACTCGATGTGGACAGCCGACGGATCATCTGCGAAACCGACGACTCCGGAGAGAAGTTCGTCCTGCGCTCCGACGAGCGCCTCAAGGCCGCGGTGCGCGGCGACCAGGTGAGTTCGAACCAAACCGCGATCGATGTCGAGGTCAAGAACATGCTGCGCCCCAAAGAGATCCAGTCGAAAATCCGCGCGGGCGCGTCCGTCGAACAGGTCGCGGCGGCCTCGGGAATGGACATCGCGCGCGTGGAGCGATTCGCCCACCCGGTGCTTCTGGAGCGCGACCGCGCCGCCGAACTGGCGACCGCGGCCCATCCCGTACTCGCCGACGGCCCGTCGGTGCTGACGCTGCTGGAGACCGTCTCCACCTCCCTGGTCTCGCGCGGCCTCGACCCCGACCTCACCGTCTGGGACGCCTGGCGCAACGAGGACGGCCGCTGGACCGTGCAGGTGGCGTGGACAGCGGGTAGGTCGGAACTCCAAGCGCACTTCCGATTCGCCCCCGGTGCGCACGGCGGGACCGTCACCGCGTTCGACGACGCGGCCTGCGAGCTGATCGACCCGAGCTTCGCCCGGCCGCTGCGCCCGTTGGCGCCCGTCGCGCAACTGGCACTCGAGGAACCCGACGCACCGCTCACGACGCCCACCGAGGCTCCCGAGCCGCCGCCGACGACAAAGCCCCCGCGCCCGAAGAAGAGCCGGCCCGCTGTGCCGGCGTGGGAAGACGTGCTGCTAGGCGTACGTTCCAGCGGCGGCCAGCGCTAG
- the serC gene encoding phosphoserine transaminase — translation MADASTSLTIPSELRPSDGRFGCGPSKVRPEQLQALAAAGELFGTSHRQAPVKNLVGRVRDGLRQLFALPDGYEVILGNGGSTAFWDAAAFGLIDQRSLHLTYGEFSSKFASAVAKNPFVGDPIVIKADAGSAPKPVSDPSADLIAWAHNETSTGVAVAVERPEGAGDALVAIDATSAAGGLPVDIADADVYYFAPQKNFAGDGGLWIALLSPGALARVEAIAGTGRWVPEFLSLPIAIENSVKNQTYNTPAIGTLVLLAEQIDWLLGNGGLDWATARTADSSGRLYAWAEKSSFATPFVADPVLRSQVVGTVDFSDDVDAAAVASILRKNGIVDTEPYRKLGRNQLRVGMFPAVDPDDVSALTGCIDFVVERL, via the coding sequence ATGGCCGACGCCTCGACTTCCCTGACCATCCCGTCCGAACTCCGACCCTCGGACGGGCGGTTCGGCTGCGGGCCGTCCAAGGTCAGGCCCGAACAGTTGCAGGCGCTCGCCGCGGCGGGCGAGTTGTTCGGGACATCGCACCGCCAGGCACCGGTGAAGAACCTGGTCGGGCGCGTCCGCGACGGCCTTCGCCAACTGTTCGCACTGCCCGACGGCTACGAGGTGATACTCGGCAACGGCGGATCCACCGCCTTCTGGGATGCCGCCGCGTTCGGGCTGATCGACCAGCGCTCTCTACACCTCACCTACGGCGAGTTCAGTTCGAAGTTCGCCTCCGCTGTGGCCAAGAATCCGTTCGTCGGCGATCCCATCGTCATCAAGGCCGACGCGGGCAGCGCACCCAAGCCGGTGTCGGACCCGTCCGCCGACCTGATCGCCTGGGCGCACAACGAGACCTCCACCGGCGTCGCAGTGGCCGTCGAACGGCCCGAAGGCGCCGGTGACGCACTCGTCGCGATCGACGCCACCTCGGCGGCCGGCGGCCTGCCCGTCGACATCGCCGACGCCGACGTCTACTACTTCGCGCCGCAGAAGAATTTCGCCGGCGACGGCGGGCTGTGGATCGCGCTGCTCTCCCCCGGCGCCCTCGCCCGCGTCGAGGCGATCGCCGGCACCGGACGCTGGGTGCCCGAGTTCCTGTCACTGCCGATCGCCATCGAGAACAGCGTCAAGAACCAGACCTACAACACCCCCGCGATCGGAACCCTGGTGCTGCTCGCCGAACAGATCGACTGGCTGCTCGGCAACGGTGGTCTGGACTGGGCGACGGCGCGGACCGCCGACTCGTCGGGGCGGCTGTACGCGTGGGCCGAGAAGTCCTCGTTCGCCACACCGTTCGTCGCAGACCCGGTCTTGCGCTCACAGGTCGTCGGTACCGTCGACTTCTCCGATGACGTGGATGCGGCCGCGGTGGCGTCGATCCTGCGCAAGAACGGCATCGTCGACACCGAGCCCTATCGCAAACTCGGCCGCAATCAGCTGCGCGTCGGAATGTTCCCGGCCGTGGATCCAGACGACGTCAGCGCCCTGACAGGGTGCATCGACTTTGTTGTCGAGCGGCTTTGA
- a CDS encoding diiron oxygenase → MAVKEARTPIIRRWRKNMDVSDDTEYVDMLTTLSEGSVRRNFNPYTDIDWDSPEFAVIPNDPRWILPGTDPIGRHPWYRSQSVERQIEIGMWRQANVAKVGLHFESILIRGLMNYAFWVPNGSPEYRYCLHESVEECNHTMMFQEMVNRIGADVPGMPRMLKWLSQVIPLAAGPLPITFFFGVLAGEEPIDHTQKNVLREGKALHPIMERVMAIHVAEEARHISFAHEYLRKRVPHMPRRKRFLLSLHVPIIMRVLCQAIVKPPRSFWKEFDIPRSVKKELFFQAPESRQFLRDMFGDVRMLCHDTGLMNPFAKLMWRICRIDGQPSRYRSEPARQHVVTAA, encoded by the coding sequence ATGGCTGTCAAAGAAGCTCGAACGCCCATCATCCGGCGCTGGCGCAAGAACATGGACGTATCCGACGACACCGAGTACGTCGACATGCTGACCACGCTCTCCGAGGGATCGGTGCGTCGGAACTTCAATCCGTACACCGACATCGACTGGGACTCACCCGAGTTCGCGGTGATCCCCAATGACCCCCGGTGGATCCTGCCGGGAACCGACCCGATCGGCCGCCACCCCTGGTACCGGTCACAATCGGTCGAACGGCAGATCGAGATCGGGATGTGGCGCCAGGCGAACGTGGCCAAGGTCGGCCTGCACTTCGAGTCGATCCTGATCCGCGGGCTGATGAACTACGCGTTCTGGGTGCCCAACGGCTCCCCGGAGTACCGCTACTGCCTGCACGAGTCGGTCGAAGAGTGCAACCACACCATGATGTTCCAGGAGATGGTGAACCGCATCGGTGCCGACGTTCCGGGCATGCCGCGGATGCTCAAGTGGCTCTCCCAGGTCATCCCGCTGGCCGCGGGTCCGCTGCCCATCACGTTCTTCTTCGGTGTGCTCGCCGGCGAGGAACCCATCGACCACACGCAGAAGAACGTGCTCCGGGAGGGCAAAGCGCTGCATCCGATCATGGAGCGCGTGATGGCCATCCACGTGGCCGAGGAGGCGCGGCACATCTCGTTTGCCCACGAGTACCTGCGCAAGAGGGTTCCGCACATGCCTCGACGGAAGCGGTTCCTGCTGTCGCTGCACGTCCCGATCATCATGCGGGTGCTGTGCCAGGCCATCGTGAAGCCGCCGAGGTCGTTCTGGAAAGAGTTCGACATTCCGCGCTCGGTCAAGAAGGAACTGTTCTTCCAGGCTCCGGAGTCGCGGCAGTTCCTGCGGGACATGTTCGGCGACGTCCGGATGCTGTGTCACGACACCGGGTTGATGAACCCGTTCGCAAAGCTGATGTGGCGGATCTGCAGGATCGACGGCCAACCGAGCCGCTACCGCAGCGAGCCCGCGCGTCAACACGTGGTGACCGCCGCCTAG
- a CDS encoding FAD-dependent oxidoreductase yields the protein MPHVITQSCCSDGSCVYACPVNCIHPSPDEPGFATAEMLYIDPAACVDCGACVSACPVGAIAADTRLTEEQLPFVELNAAFYPAREGKLPPTSKLAPVIEAPVVHTRSGGPLRVAIVGSGPAAMYAADELLTQQGVRVNVFEKLPTPYGLVRAGVAPDHPSTKRVTWLFERIARTPGFSFFLNCEVGSDLTHDELLEHHHAVLYAVGAPDDRRLEIDGMGRPGTSTATEVVAWINGHPEFTELPVDLSGERVVIVGNGNVALDVARILTSDPDTLARTDIAGHALAALRESRVQEVVIAARRGPAASAFTLPELIGLTSTCDVVLDTADHDLVIRDLATETDPLTRNKLEILAKLGESAAARETGISRPRIRLAYGLTPTRILGNAGTTGIEFTLTGSDETVEISAGLVLTSIGYRGKPIRGLPFDEVAAVVPNDGGRVVDQGGAVRGSYVAGWIKRGPTGFIGTNKSCAAQTVHNLVDDYNNGLLADPVHKVSSLDRFVRSRQPKVVDHAGWKAIDDAEISRGGGHRPRDKFTAVADMLDAAATAPEPPAYQRLLAGLRR from the coding sequence ATGCCCCACGTCATCACACAGTCGTGCTGCAGTGACGGGTCGTGCGTCTACGCATGCCCGGTGAACTGCATCCACCCATCCCCGGACGAACCGGGATTCGCCACAGCCGAGATGCTCTACATCGACCCGGCGGCATGCGTGGACTGCGGCGCCTGCGTGTCGGCCTGCCCGGTCGGTGCGATCGCGGCCGACACTCGGCTGACCGAGGAGCAGCTGCCGTTCGTCGAGTTGAACGCGGCCTTCTACCCGGCGCGGGAGGGCAAGCTGCCGCCGACGTCGAAATTGGCTCCGGTGATCGAAGCCCCGGTGGTGCACACACGGTCGGGTGGTCCGCTGCGGGTCGCCATCGTGGGCTCGGGTCCTGCGGCGATGTACGCCGCCGACGAACTGTTGACGCAGCAGGGCGTGAGGGTCAACGTCTTCGAGAAGTTGCCGACGCCCTACGGACTGGTGCGCGCCGGGGTCGCACCCGACCACCCGAGCACCAAGAGGGTGACGTGGCTGTTCGAGCGGATTGCCCGGACCCCCGGGTTCTCCTTCTTCCTCAACTGTGAGGTGGGTTCGGACCTGACTCATGACGAACTGCTCGAACACCATCACGCGGTGCTGTACGCAGTCGGCGCACCCGACGACCGTCGACTCGAGATCGACGGAATGGGCCGACCCGGAACGTCGACCGCCACCGAGGTGGTCGCGTGGATCAACGGGCATCCCGAGTTCACCGAGCTGCCTGTGGATCTGAGCGGTGAGCGTGTTGTCATAGTCGGCAACGGGAACGTGGCGCTCGACGTGGCACGCATTCTCACGAGCGATCCGGACACCTTGGCGCGCACCGACATCGCCGGCCATGCGCTGGCCGCACTGCGCGAATCTCGGGTGCAGGAAGTGGTGATCGCGGCCCGCCGGGGTCCCGCCGCCTCGGCCTTCACGCTGCCGGAACTGATCGGTCTGACGTCGACCTGCGACGTGGTGCTCGACACCGCGGACCACGACCTGGTGATCCGTGACCTTGCGACCGAAACCGACCCGCTGACACGCAACAAGCTCGAGATCCTGGCCAAACTGGGCGAATCGGCCGCGGCCCGCGAGACGGGGATCTCCCGGCCCAGGATCCGGCTCGCGTACGGCCTGACCCCGACACGGATCCTCGGGAACGCGGGAACCACCGGGATCGAGTTCACTCTGACGGGTTCCGACGAGACCGTGGAGATCTCGGCGGGGCTGGTGCTGACGTCGATCGGCTACCGGGGCAAGCCGATTCGGGGCCTTCCGTTCGACGAGGTGGCCGCGGTGGTCCCCAACGACGGAGGTCGCGTCGTCGATCAGGGTGGCGCCGTGCGTGGCAGCTACGTCGCGGGCTGGATCAAGCGCGGCCCTACGGGCTTCATCGGCACGAACAAGTCGTGTGCCGCGCAGACGGTGCACAATCTCGTCGACGACTACAACAACGGCTTGCTCGCCGACCCGGTGCACAAGGTCTCCTCCCTCGATCGGTTCGTCCGGAGTCGTCAGCCGAAGGTGGTCGACCACGCCGGATGGAAGGCGATCGACGACGCCGAGATCAGCCGCGGCGGCGGGCACCGACCCCGCGACAAGTTCACCGCCGTCGCCGACATGCTCGACGCCGCCGCCACCGCCCCGGAACCGCCGGCATACCAACGACTGCTCGCCGGCCTGCGTCGCTGA